One window of Thioclava sp. GXIMD4216 genomic DNA carries:
- the yghU gene encoding glutathione-dependent disulfide-bond oxidoreductase, producing the protein MVTSNYIPPKIWSAPEETGGRFGAINQPTAGARFEKALPKGEHALQLYSLGTPNGQKVTILLEELLAAGHDAEYDAWLIEIMKLDQFGSGFVEINPNSKIPAMVDHGTPEPVRVFESGSILMYLAEKFGAFLPASGAARTEVMNWLFWQMGSAPFLGGGFGHFYAYAPEKLEYPINRYAMEVKRQLDVLDRTLAERPFIAGDDYSIADMAIYPWYGGLVEGKRYGDAATFLQVQDYTHLARWTAEMAARPAVQRGCRVNSMGENGVPNRHSAADLD; encoded by the coding sequence ATCGTGACATCAAACTATATCCCACCCAAAATCTGGTCCGCCCCCGAAGAAACCGGCGGACGGTTTGGCGCCATCAATCAACCTACGGCAGGGGCGCGATTCGAAAAGGCTCTCCCCAAAGGTGAGCATGCTTTGCAGCTTTACTCTCTGGGCACCCCGAACGGCCAGAAGGTCACCATTCTTCTTGAAGAGCTTCTGGCCGCAGGTCACGATGCAGAATACGATGCATGGCTGATCGAAATCATGAAGCTCGACCAGTTCGGCTCGGGCTTTGTTGAAATCAATCCCAATTCGAAAATTCCGGCGATGGTCGATCATGGCACCCCCGAGCCGGTGCGTGTGTTCGAATCCGGTTCGATCCTGATGTACCTCGCCGAAAAATTCGGCGCGTTCCTGCCTGCTTCGGGCGCCGCCCGCACCGAGGTGATGAACTGGCTGTTCTGGCAGATGGGCTCGGCCCCGTTCTTGGGCGGAGGCTTTGGGCATTTCTATGCCTATGCGCCAGAAAAGCTGGAATATCCGATCAACCGTTACGCTATGGAGGTCAAACGCCAGCTGGATGTGCTGGACCGCACGCTGGCCGAGCGTCCCTTTATCGCGGGGGATGACTATTCCATCGCGGATATGGCGATCTACCCGTGGTATGGCGGGTTGGTCGAAGGCAAACGCTATGGCGACGCCGCGACCTTCCTGCAGGTGCAGGACTACACGCATCTCGCGCGCTGGACCGCAGAAATGGCCGCCCGTCCGGCGGTTCAACGCGGCTGCCGTGTCAATTCTATGGGCGAGAACGGCGTACCGAACCGCCATAGCGCCGCCGATCTGGACTAA